The Odocoileus virginianus isolate 20LAN1187 ecotype Illinois chromosome 12, Ovbor_1.2, whole genome shotgun sequence genome has a segment encoding these proteins:
- the MORC2 gene encoding ATPase MORC2 isoform X1 has product MAFTNYSSLNRAQLTFEYLHTNSTTHEFLFGALAELVDNARDADATRIDIYAERREDLRGGFMLCFLDDGAGMDPSDAASVIQFGKSAKRTPESTQIGQYGNGLKSGSMRIGKDFILFTKKEDTMTCLFLSRTFHEEEGIDEVIVPLPTWNARNREPVTDNVEKFAIETELIYKYSPFRNEEEVMTQFMKIPGDSGTLVIIFNLKLMDNGEPELDIISNPRDIQMAETSPEGTKPERRSFRAYAAVLYIDPRMRIFIHGHKVQTKRLSCCLYKPRMYKYTSSRFKTRAEQEVKKAEHVARIAEEKAREAESKARTLEVRLGGDLTRDSRVMLRQVQNTAITLRREADVKKRIKEAKQRALKEPKELNFVFGVNIEHRDLDGMFIYNCSRLIKMYEKVGPQLEGGMACGGVVGVVDVPYLVLEPTHNKQDFADAKEYRHLLRAMGEHLAQYWKDIAIAQRGIIKFWDEFGYLSANWNQPPSSELRYKRRRSMEIPTTIQCDLCLKWRTLPFQLNSVERDYPDTWVCSMNPDPEQDRCEASEQKQKLPLGALRKDPKTQEERQKQLTQKIRQQQEKLEALQKTTPIRSQADLKKLPLEVTTRPSSEEPARRPQRPRSPPLPAVIKNAPSRPPSLQAPRPASQPRKAPVISSTPKPAAPAAREVASTSRLLQPPEAPRKPANTPVRPASWPSPPVQPPLPSPQPNSRSPREVPSPRALKTPVVKKPELPAKLSPQATPGRKRSLGVSDEEETEEEAEKRKERSKRGKFAVKEEKKDLNELSDSSGEEDSADLKSAQKDKGLHVEVRVNREWYTGRVTAVEVGKNAVRWKVKFDYVPTDTTPRDRWVERGSEDVRLMKPPSPEHQSPDTRQEGREEVVAAVAAVAPAGDSVAQQAAATAEPSTSDCIPIEPDTTAPSTNHETIDLLVQILRNCLRYFLPPSFPISKKELSAMNSDELISFPLKEYFRQYEVGLQNLCHSYQSRADSRAKASEESLRTSERKLRETEEKLQKLRTNIVALLQKVQEESVVPSLAAQHPDQEGWRWYGCLGLIPARPHGIRLLPLFRHGDLQPGLRHLGVMRQRHSWFSR; this is encoded by the exons AACCACTCATGAATTCTTGTTTGGTGCTCTTGCTGAACTAGTTGATAATGCAAG AGATGCTGATGCCACGAGAATTGATATTTATGCAG AAAGGCGGGAGGACCTTCGAGGAGGATTTATGCTCTGTTTTTTGGATGATGGAGCGGGAATGGATCCAA GTGATGCTGCCAGCGTGATCCAGTTTGGGAAGTCGGCCAAGCGAACGCCTGAGTCCACCCAGATTGGGCAGTACGGGAACGGGTTAAAGTC GGGCTCGATGCGCATCGGGAAGGATTTCATCCTCTTCACCAAGAAGGAAGACACCATGACCTGCCTCTTCCTGTCACGCACCTTTCATGAGGAGGAGGGCATTGATGAG GTGATAGTCCCATTGCCCACTTGGAATGCTCGAAACCGGGAACCTGTCACAGATAACGTGGAGAAGTTTGCCATCGAGACAGAGCTCATCTACAAATATTCTCCCTTCCGCAATGAAGAGGAGGTGATGACTCAGTTCATGAAGATTCCTGGGGACAGCG GAACGCTGGTAATCATCTTCAACCTCAAACTCATGGATAACGGAGAGCCAGAGCTGGACATAATCTCAAATCCAAGGGATATCCAGATGGCAGAGACTTCCCCAGAGGGCAC CAAGCCAGAGCGCCGCTCCTTCCGTGCCTACGCTGCTGTGCTCTACATTGATCCCCGGATGCGGATCTTCATCCATGGGCACAAGGTGCAGACCAAGAGGCTCTCCTGCTGCCTGTACAAGCCCAG GATGTACAAGTACACATCAAGCCGCTTCAAGACCCGCGCGGAGCAGgaggtgaagaaagctgagcacgtgGCGAGGATTG CTGAAGAGAAGGCACGGGAGGCAGAGAGCAAAGCTCGGACGTTGGAAGTGCGCCTGGGCGGGGATCTCACGCGGGACTCCAGG GTGATGTTGCGACAGGTCCAGAACACAGCCATTACTCTGCGCCGGGAAGCCGACGTCAAGAAGCGGATCAAGGAGGCTAAGCAGCG AGCACTTAAAGAACCTAAGGAACTGAACTTTGTTTTCGGGGTCAATATCGAACACCGGGACCTGGATGGAATGTTCATCTACAACTGTAGCCGCCTGATCAAGATGTATGAGAAAGTGGGCCCACAGCTGGAAGGTGGCAT GGCGTGTGGTGGGGTTGTTGGGGTCGTCGATGTGCCCTACCTGGTCCTGGAGCCCACACACAACAAGCAGGACTTTGCGGACGCCAAGGAGTACCGGCACCTGCTGCGGGCCATGGGGGAGCACCTGGCACAGTACTGGAAGGACATCGCCATTG CCCAGCGGGGAATCATCAAGTTCTGGGATGAGTTTGGCTACCTCTCTGCCAACTGGAACCAACCCCCATCCAGTGAGCTGCGCTACAAGCGGCGGCGATCCATGGAGATCCCAACCACCATCCAGTGTG ATCTGTGTCTGAAGTGGCGGACACTCCCCTTTCAGCTGAATTCTGTGGAGAGGGATTACCCTGACACTTGGGTTTGCTCCATGAACCCTGATCCTGAGCAGGACCG GTGCGAGGCCTCTGAGCAGAAGCAGAAGCTCCCCCTGGGGGCACTGAGAAAAGACCCGAAGACACAGGAGGAGCGGCAGAAGCAGCTGACGCAGAAAATCCGCCAGCAGCAGGAGAAGCTGGAGGCCCTGCAG AAAACCACACCCATTCGCTCCCAGGCTGACCTGAAGAAACTGCCCTTGGAAGTGACCACCAGACCTTCCTCTGAG GAACCTGCACGTAGACCTCAGCGTCCTCGGTCGCCTCCTTTACCCGCTGTGATCAAGAATGCCCCGAGCAGACCCCCTTCCCTTCAAGCTCCcaggccagccagccagcccagAAAGGCTCCTGTCATCAGTAGCACCCCAAAGCCTGCTGCCCCGGCCGCCCGGGAGGTGGCCAGCACTTCCCGGCTACTCCAGCCTCCCGAGGCACCCCGGAAGCCTGCCAACACTCCAGTTAGGCCTGCGTCCTGGCCCAGCCCACCGGTGCAGCCACCGTTGCCATCTCCCCAGCCCAACTCCAGGAGCCCTCGGGAGGTCCCTTCCCCCCGAGCCCTGAAGACTCCAGTGGTCAAGAAGCCAGAGCTGCCCGCTAAACTCTCCCCG CAGGCCACTCCTGGTCGGAAGCGGAGCCTCGGGGTCTCTGATGaggaagaaacagaggaagaggctgagaagaggaaggagaggtcCAAGAGGGGCAAGTTTgctgtgaaggaggagaagaaggaccTGAATGAG CTCTCAGACAGCTCTGGGGAAGAGGACTCGGCTGACCTCAAGAGTGCTCAGAAAG ATAAAGGGCTGCACGTGGAGGTGCGTGTGAATAGGGAGTGGTACACAGGCCGTGTCACAGCTGTGGAGGTGGGCAAGAATGCGGTGCGGTGGAAGGTGAAATTTGACTATGTGCCCACGGACACAACACCAAGAGACCGCTG GGTGGAGAGAGGCAGCGAGGACGTGCGGTTGATGAAGCCCCCGTCCCCAGAGCATCAGAGCCCGGACACACGTCAGGAGGGCAGGGAAGAGGTggtggcggcggtggcggcggtgGCCCCGGCAGGGGACTCGGTGGCCCAGCAGGCTGCAGCCACGGCAGAGCCCTCCACCTCAGACTGCATCCCCATCGAACCTGACACCACCGCCCCCAGCACCAACCACGAGACCATTGACCTCCTCGTCCAGATTCTTCG GAATTGTCTACGGTACTTCCTGCCTCCAAGTTTCCCCATCTCTAAGAAGGAGCTGAGTGCTATGAATTCAGATGAGCTGATATCGTTTCCTCTG AAAGAGTACTTCAGGCAGTATGAGGTCGGGCTGCAGAACCTGTGCCACTCCTACCAGAGCCGCGCCGACTCGCGGGCCAAGGCTTCTGAGGAGAGCCTGCGCACCTCCGAGAGAAAGCTGCGTGAGACGGAGGAGAAGCTGCAGAAGCTGAGGACCAACATCGTGGCACTCCTGCAAAAGGTGCAGGAG GAATctgtggttccatccctggcgGCACAGCATCCTGACCAGGAGGGCTGGAGGTGGTACGGCTGCCTGGGCCTCATCCCAGCCAGACCCCACGGTATCAGACTTTTGCCCTTGTTTAGACATGGTGACCTGCAACCTGGTTTGAGACACCTCGGAGTCATGAGACAAAGACATTCTTGGTTTTCCAGATGA
- the MORC2 gene encoding ATPase MORC2 isoform X5: MAFTNYSSLNRAQLTFEYLHTNSTTHEFLFGALAELVDNARDADATRIDIYAERREDLRGGFMLCFLDDGAGMDPSDAASVIQFGKSAKRTPESTQIGQYGNGLKSGSMRIGKDFILFTKKEDTMTCLFLSRTFHEEEGIDEVIVPLPTWNARNREPVTDNVEKFAIETELIYKYSPFRNEEEVMTQFMKIPGDSGTLVIIFNLKLMDNGEPELDIISNPRDIQMAETSPEGTKPERRSFRAYAAVLYIDPRMRIFIHGHKVQTKRLSCCLYKPRMYKYTSSRFKTRAEQEVKKAEHVARIAEEKAREAESKARTLEVRLGGDLTRDSRVMLRQVQNTAITLRREADVKKRIKEAKQRALKEPKELNFVFGVNIEHRDLDGMFIYNCSRLIKMYEKVGPQLEGGMACGGVVGVVDVPYLVLEPTHNKQDFADAKEYRHLLRAMGEHLAQYWKDIAIAQRGIIKFWDEFGYLSANWNQPPSSELRYKRRRSMEIPTTIQCDLCLKWRTLPFQLNSVERDYPDTWVCSMNPDPEQDRCEASEQKQKLPLGALRKDPKTQEERQKQLTQKIRQQQEKLEALQKTTPIRSQADLKKLPLEVTTRPSSEEPARRPQRPRSPPLPAVIKNAPSRPPSLQAPRPASQPRKAPVISSTPKPAAPAAREVASTSRLLQPPEAPRKPANTPVRPASWPSPPVQPPLPSPQPNSRSPREVPSPRALKTPVVKKPELPAKLSPQATPGRKRSLGVSDEEETEEEAEKRKERSKRGKFAVKEEKKDLNELSDSSGEEDSADLKSAQKDKGLHVEVRVNREWYTGRVTAVEVGKNAVRWKVKFDYVPTDTTPRDRWVERGSEDVRLMKPPSPEHQSPDTRQEGREEVVAAVAAVAPAGDSVAQQAAATAEPSTSDCIPIEPDTTAPSTNHETIDLLVQILRNCLRYFLPPSFPISKKELSAMNSDELISFPLKEYFRQYEVGLQNLCHSYQSRADSRAKASEESLRTSERKLRETEEKLQKLRTNIVALLQKVQEHPDQEGWRWYGCLGLIPARPHGGAEVRVQDSTEEVPSYLGHRH; this comes from the exons AACCACTCATGAATTCTTGTTTGGTGCTCTTGCTGAACTAGTTGATAATGCAAG AGATGCTGATGCCACGAGAATTGATATTTATGCAG AAAGGCGGGAGGACCTTCGAGGAGGATTTATGCTCTGTTTTTTGGATGATGGAGCGGGAATGGATCCAA GTGATGCTGCCAGCGTGATCCAGTTTGGGAAGTCGGCCAAGCGAACGCCTGAGTCCACCCAGATTGGGCAGTACGGGAACGGGTTAAAGTC GGGCTCGATGCGCATCGGGAAGGATTTCATCCTCTTCACCAAGAAGGAAGACACCATGACCTGCCTCTTCCTGTCACGCACCTTTCATGAGGAGGAGGGCATTGATGAG GTGATAGTCCCATTGCCCACTTGGAATGCTCGAAACCGGGAACCTGTCACAGATAACGTGGAGAAGTTTGCCATCGAGACAGAGCTCATCTACAAATATTCTCCCTTCCGCAATGAAGAGGAGGTGATGACTCAGTTCATGAAGATTCCTGGGGACAGCG GAACGCTGGTAATCATCTTCAACCTCAAACTCATGGATAACGGAGAGCCAGAGCTGGACATAATCTCAAATCCAAGGGATATCCAGATGGCAGAGACTTCCCCAGAGGGCAC CAAGCCAGAGCGCCGCTCCTTCCGTGCCTACGCTGCTGTGCTCTACATTGATCCCCGGATGCGGATCTTCATCCATGGGCACAAGGTGCAGACCAAGAGGCTCTCCTGCTGCCTGTACAAGCCCAG GATGTACAAGTACACATCAAGCCGCTTCAAGACCCGCGCGGAGCAGgaggtgaagaaagctgagcacgtgGCGAGGATTG CTGAAGAGAAGGCACGGGAGGCAGAGAGCAAAGCTCGGACGTTGGAAGTGCGCCTGGGCGGGGATCTCACGCGGGACTCCAGG GTGATGTTGCGACAGGTCCAGAACACAGCCATTACTCTGCGCCGGGAAGCCGACGTCAAGAAGCGGATCAAGGAGGCTAAGCAGCG AGCACTTAAAGAACCTAAGGAACTGAACTTTGTTTTCGGGGTCAATATCGAACACCGGGACCTGGATGGAATGTTCATCTACAACTGTAGCCGCCTGATCAAGATGTATGAGAAAGTGGGCCCACAGCTGGAAGGTGGCAT GGCGTGTGGTGGGGTTGTTGGGGTCGTCGATGTGCCCTACCTGGTCCTGGAGCCCACACACAACAAGCAGGACTTTGCGGACGCCAAGGAGTACCGGCACCTGCTGCGGGCCATGGGGGAGCACCTGGCACAGTACTGGAAGGACATCGCCATTG CCCAGCGGGGAATCATCAAGTTCTGGGATGAGTTTGGCTACCTCTCTGCCAACTGGAACCAACCCCCATCCAGTGAGCTGCGCTACAAGCGGCGGCGATCCATGGAGATCCCAACCACCATCCAGTGTG ATCTGTGTCTGAAGTGGCGGACACTCCCCTTTCAGCTGAATTCTGTGGAGAGGGATTACCCTGACACTTGGGTTTGCTCCATGAACCCTGATCCTGAGCAGGACCG GTGCGAGGCCTCTGAGCAGAAGCAGAAGCTCCCCCTGGGGGCACTGAGAAAAGACCCGAAGACACAGGAGGAGCGGCAGAAGCAGCTGACGCAGAAAATCCGCCAGCAGCAGGAGAAGCTGGAGGCCCTGCAG AAAACCACACCCATTCGCTCCCAGGCTGACCTGAAGAAACTGCCCTTGGAAGTGACCACCAGACCTTCCTCTGAG GAACCTGCACGTAGACCTCAGCGTCCTCGGTCGCCTCCTTTACCCGCTGTGATCAAGAATGCCCCGAGCAGACCCCCTTCCCTTCAAGCTCCcaggccagccagccagcccagAAAGGCTCCTGTCATCAGTAGCACCCCAAAGCCTGCTGCCCCGGCCGCCCGGGAGGTGGCCAGCACTTCCCGGCTACTCCAGCCTCCCGAGGCACCCCGGAAGCCTGCCAACACTCCAGTTAGGCCTGCGTCCTGGCCCAGCCCACCGGTGCAGCCACCGTTGCCATCTCCCCAGCCCAACTCCAGGAGCCCTCGGGAGGTCCCTTCCCCCCGAGCCCTGAAGACTCCAGTGGTCAAGAAGCCAGAGCTGCCCGCTAAACTCTCCCCG CAGGCCACTCCTGGTCGGAAGCGGAGCCTCGGGGTCTCTGATGaggaagaaacagaggaagaggctgagaagaggaaggagaggtcCAAGAGGGGCAAGTTTgctgtgaaggaggagaagaaggaccTGAATGAG CTCTCAGACAGCTCTGGGGAAGAGGACTCGGCTGACCTCAAGAGTGCTCAGAAAG ATAAAGGGCTGCACGTGGAGGTGCGTGTGAATAGGGAGTGGTACACAGGCCGTGTCACAGCTGTGGAGGTGGGCAAGAATGCGGTGCGGTGGAAGGTGAAATTTGACTATGTGCCCACGGACACAACACCAAGAGACCGCTG GGTGGAGAGAGGCAGCGAGGACGTGCGGTTGATGAAGCCCCCGTCCCCAGAGCATCAGAGCCCGGACACACGTCAGGAGGGCAGGGAAGAGGTggtggcggcggtggcggcggtgGCCCCGGCAGGGGACTCGGTGGCCCAGCAGGCTGCAGCCACGGCAGAGCCCTCCACCTCAGACTGCATCCCCATCGAACCTGACACCACCGCCCCCAGCACCAACCACGAGACCATTGACCTCCTCGTCCAGATTCTTCG GAATTGTCTACGGTACTTCCTGCCTCCAAGTTTCCCCATCTCTAAGAAGGAGCTGAGTGCTATGAATTCAGATGAGCTGATATCGTTTCCTCTG AAAGAGTACTTCAGGCAGTATGAGGTCGGGCTGCAGAACCTGTGCCACTCCTACCAGAGCCGCGCCGACTCGCGGGCCAAGGCTTCTGAGGAGAGCCTGCGCACCTCCGAGAGAAAGCTGCGTGAGACGGAGGAGAAGCTGCAGAAGCTGAGGACCAACATCGTGGCACTCCTGCAAAAGGTGCAGGAG CATCCTGACCAGGAGGGCTGGAGGTGGTACGGCTGCCTGGGCCTCATCCCAGCCAGACCCCACG GAGGGGCCGAGGTTAGAGTCCAGGACTCCACTGAGGAGGTTCCCAGTTATCTGG GACATAGACATTAA
- the MORC2 gene encoding ATPase MORC2 isoform X4, producing the protein MAFTNYSSLNRAQLTFEYLHTNSTTHEFLFGALAELVDNARDADATRIDIYAERREDLRGGFMLCFLDDGAGMDPSDAASVIQFGKSAKRTPESTQIGQYGNGLKSGSMRIGKDFILFTKKEDTMTCLFLSRTFHEEEGIDEVIVPLPTWNARNREPVTDNVEKFAIETELIYKYSPFRNEEEVMTQFMKIPGDSGTLVIIFNLKLMDNGEPELDIISNPRDIQMAETSPEGTKPERRSFRAYAAVLYIDPRMRIFIHGHKVQTKRLSCCLYKPRMYKYTSSRFKTRAEQEVKKAEHVARIAEEKAREAESKARTLEVRLGGDLTRDSRVMLRQVQNTAITLRREADVKKRIKEAKQRALKEPKELNFVFGVNIEHRDLDGMFIYNCSRLIKMYEKVGPQLEGGMACGGVVGVVDVPYLVLEPTHNKQDFADAKEYRHLLRAMGEHLAQYWKDIAIAQRGIIKFWDEFGYLSANWNQPPSSELRYKRRRSMEIPTTIQCDLCLKWRTLPFQLNSVERDYPDTWVCSMNPDPEQDRCEASEQKQKLPLGALRKDPKTQEERQKQLTQKIRQQQEKLEALQKTTPIRSQADLKKLPLEVTTRPSSEEPARRPQRPRSPPLPAVIKNAPSRPPSLQAPRPASQPRKAPVISSTPKPAAPAAREVASTSRLLQPPEAPRKPANTPVRPASWPSPPVQPPLPSPQPNSRSPREVPSPRALKTPVVKKPELPAKLSPQATPGRKRSLGVSDEEETEEEAEKRKERSKRGKFAVKEEKKDLNELSDSSGEEDSADLKSAQKDKGLHVEVRVNREWYTGRVTAVEVGKNAVRWKVKFDYVPTDTTPRDRWVERGSEDVRLMKPPSPEHQSPDTRQEGREEVVAAVAAVAPAGDSVAQQAAATAEPSTSDCIPIEPDTTAPSTNHETIDLLVQILRNCLRYFLPPSFPISKKELSAMNSDELISFPLKEYFRQYEVGLQNLCHSYQSRADSRAKASEESLRTSERKLRETEEKLQKLRTNIVALLQKVQEHPDQEGWRWYGCLGLIPARPHGIRLLPLFRHGDLQPGLRHLGVMRQRHSWFSR; encoded by the exons AACCACTCATGAATTCTTGTTTGGTGCTCTTGCTGAACTAGTTGATAATGCAAG AGATGCTGATGCCACGAGAATTGATATTTATGCAG AAAGGCGGGAGGACCTTCGAGGAGGATTTATGCTCTGTTTTTTGGATGATGGAGCGGGAATGGATCCAA GTGATGCTGCCAGCGTGATCCAGTTTGGGAAGTCGGCCAAGCGAACGCCTGAGTCCACCCAGATTGGGCAGTACGGGAACGGGTTAAAGTC GGGCTCGATGCGCATCGGGAAGGATTTCATCCTCTTCACCAAGAAGGAAGACACCATGACCTGCCTCTTCCTGTCACGCACCTTTCATGAGGAGGAGGGCATTGATGAG GTGATAGTCCCATTGCCCACTTGGAATGCTCGAAACCGGGAACCTGTCACAGATAACGTGGAGAAGTTTGCCATCGAGACAGAGCTCATCTACAAATATTCTCCCTTCCGCAATGAAGAGGAGGTGATGACTCAGTTCATGAAGATTCCTGGGGACAGCG GAACGCTGGTAATCATCTTCAACCTCAAACTCATGGATAACGGAGAGCCAGAGCTGGACATAATCTCAAATCCAAGGGATATCCAGATGGCAGAGACTTCCCCAGAGGGCAC CAAGCCAGAGCGCCGCTCCTTCCGTGCCTACGCTGCTGTGCTCTACATTGATCCCCGGATGCGGATCTTCATCCATGGGCACAAGGTGCAGACCAAGAGGCTCTCCTGCTGCCTGTACAAGCCCAG GATGTACAAGTACACATCAAGCCGCTTCAAGACCCGCGCGGAGCAGgaggtgaagaaagctgagcacgtgGCGAGGATTG CTGAAGAGAAGGCACGGGAGGCAGAGAGCAAAGCTCGGACGTTGGAAGTGCGCCTGGGCGGGGATCTCACGCGGGACTCCAGG GTGATGTTGCGACAGGTCCAGAACACAGCCATTACTCTGCGCCGGGAAGCCGACGTCAAGAAGCGGATCAAGGAGGCTAAGCAGCG AGCACTTAAAGAACCTAAGGAACTGAACTTTGTTTTCGGGGTCAATATCGAACACCGGGACCTGGATGGAATGTTCATCTACAACTGTAGCCGCCTGATCAAGATGTATGAGAAAGTGGGCCCACAGCTGGAAGGTGGCAT GGCGTGTGGTGGGGTTGTTGGGGTCGTCGATGTGCCCTACCTGGTCCTGGAGCCCACACACAACAAGCAGGACTTTGCGGACGCCAAGGAGTACCGGCACCTGCTGCGGGCCATGGGGGAGCACCTGGCACAGTACTGGAAGGACATCGCCATTG CCCAGCGGGGAATCATCAAGTTCTGGGATGAGTTTGGCTACCTCTCTGCCAACTGGAACCAACCCCCATCCAGTGAGCTGCGCTACAAGCGGCGGCGATCCATGGAGATCCCAACCACCATCCAGTGTG ATCTGTGTCTGAAGTGGCGGACACTCCCCTTTCAGCTGAATTCTGTGGAGAGGGATTACCCTGACACTTGGGTTTGCTCCATGAACCCTGATCCTGAGCAGGACCG GTGCGAGGCCTCTGAGCAGAAGCAGAAGCTCCCCCTGGGGGCACTGAGAAAAGACCCGAAGACACAGGAGGAGCGGCAGAAGCAGCTGACGCAGAAAATCCGCCAGCAGCAGGAGAAGCTGGAGGCCCTGCAG AAAACCACACCCATTCGCTCCCAGGCTGACCTGAAGAAACTGCCCTTGGAAGTGACCACCAGACCTTCCTCTGAG GAACCTGCACGTAGACCTCAGCGTCCTCGGTCGCCTCCTTTACCCGCTGTGATCAAGAATGCCCCGAGCAGACCCCCTTCCCTTCAAGCTCCcaggccagccagccagcccagAAAGGCTCCTGTCATCAGTAGCACCCCAAAGCCTGCTGCCCCGGCCGCCCGGGAGGTGGCCAGCACTTCCCGGCTACTCCAGCCTCCCGAGGCACCCCGGAAGCCTGCCAACACTCCAGTTAGGCCTGCGTCCTGGCCCAGCCCACCGGTGCAGCCACCGTTGCCATCTCCCCAGCCCAACTCCAGGAGCCCTCGGGAGGTCCCTTCCCCCCGAGCCCTGAAGACTCCAGTGGTCAAGAAGCCAGAGCTGCCCGCTAAACTCTCCCCG CAGGCCACTCCTGGTCGGAAGCGGAGCCTCGGGGTCTCTGATGaggaagaaacagaggaagaggctgagaagaggaaggagaggtcCAAGAGGGGCAAGTTTgctgtgaaggaggagaagaaggaccTGAATGAG CTCTCAGACAGCTCTGGGGAAGAGGACTCGGCTGACCTCAAGAGTGCTCAGAAAG ATAAAGGGCTGCACGTGGAGGTGCGTGTGAATAGGGAGTGGTACACAGGCCGTGTCACAGCTGTGGAGGTGGGCAAGAATGCGGTGCGGTGGAAGGTGAAATTTGACTATGTGCCCACGGACACAACACCAAGAGACCGCTG GGTGGAGAGAGGCAGCGAGGACGTGCGGTTGATGAAGCCCCCGTCCCCAGAGCATCAGAGCCCGGACACACGTCAGGAGGGCAGGGAAGAGGTggtggcggcggtggcggcggtgGCCCCGGCAGGGGACTCGGTGGCCCAGCAGGCTGCAGCCACGGCAGAGCCCTCCACCTCAGACTGCATCCCCATCGAACCTGACACCACCGCCCCCAGCACCAACCACGAGACCATTGACCTCCTCGTCCAGATTCTTCG GAATTGTCTACGGTACTTCCTGCCTCCAAGTTTCCCCATCTCTAAGAAGGAGCTGAGTGCTATGAATTCAGATGAGCTGATATCGTTTCCTCTG AAAGAGTACTTCAGGCAGTATGAGGTCGGGCTGCAGAACCTGTGCCACTCCTACCAGAGCCGCGCCGACTCGCGGGCCAAGGCTTCTGAGGAGAGCCTGCGCACCTCCGAGAGAAAGCTGCGTGAGACGGAGGAGAAGCTGCAGAAGCTGAGGACCAACATCGTGGCACTCCTGCAAAAGGTGCAGGAG CATCCTGACCAGGAGGGCTGGAGGTGGTACGGCTGCCTGGGCCTCATCCCAGCCAGACCCCACGGTATCAGACTTTTGCCCTTGTTTAGACATGGTGACCTGCAACCTGGTTTGAGACACCTCGGAGTCATGAGACAAAGACATTCTTGGTTTTCCAGATGA